Below is a genomic region from Desulfobotulus pelophilus.
CGAGAGGCGGTCCTGCTTTTTATAATGGCCCGAAGGAGGATGTACCCATGGAAATCATCGGTATTGATGTGGGATTTGGTTTTACAAAAGCCACCAATGGCCGCAAATCATTCTGTTTTAAATCTGTGTTGGGTGAAACAACGGATATCCAGTTTGCAACGGGTCTCGGGAGCAGGGATCCTGTAGGTAATCTTCATGTAACTCTGGATGGGAAAGGATATTTCATTGGAGATTTTGCCATTGCCCAGTCATCCGTACGCCAGTTTACGCTGGAGCAGGAAAGGCTTCTGGAAGATTTTCTTCCCGTGTTTTCTTTGGCAGCCGCCGGACTGTATGCGGAAGATGGGATTACACTGAATGTAGTCACCGGGCTTCCCGTTGTGTTTTTGAAACAGGATTACGAGAAGATGATCAAGGCTATGTCGGGCAAGCACCAACTGATTTACCACTGGCCCGATGGTAGCAGGCAGAAACGTGAGGTGGCTATCAATGCAGTACAGATTATGCCTCAACCCCTTGGTACTGTTTTTGGTCTGCTTATGGATGATAACGGTCGATTGGCAAACAGAGACCTGCCGGAGAAAAAAATCGGCGTGGTTGATATCGGATTTAAGACAACGGATTTCCTTGTTTTTGATCGTATGAGTTATGTGGAACGCAGCAGCTCAACGGTGGACATGGGAATGTCCAGAAGTTTTATGGCCATTGCAGAGAAATTGAAAAGAGAGTCTGGTGTTCAGATTGAACTCTATAGGCTTTATGAAGCCGTTGAAAAAGGGTGGATTCAGATCCGAGGGAAAGAATATCACATTGCAAATCTCCGAGACAGGGTATTTGCAAGGGCAGCGGAAGAACTGAGCGGTGAAATAGCTCGTCTGTGGGCCGACGAATGGGATCTTCATGGTGTAATTCTGACGGGTGGTGGGAGTGCGGCTCTATCTTCTGTTCTGGCACCACGGCTTGATTTGCCAGTAATAACGGCAGGAGTAAAATCCATGGATCCGCGTTTTTATAATGTAGAAGGCTATCTGCGTTATGGGAAGAGTCGATGGAGGAAAACAACTGTTCCCATGCCTCCACAGAGTCCGGTAAAGCCAGAGAAAGAAGATAACTCTTGAAGACTTAGGGAAAGCGCTGGGATATCTGGTGAAAGCGATCCAGAATTTCAAAAAAAATATCCACCAGCTCGGGATCAAACTGTGTGCCAGCCCCATCGCGAATGACTTCCAGAATCCGTTCCTCGTCCCAGGCCTCTTTGTAGACACGCTGATGGGAAAGGGCATCGTAAACATCAGCTAGGGCAACAATTCTTCCAAAAAGAGGTATCTCTTCTCCTCTGCGTGGGAAGGGTCTGCCCGATGCGTCGCTTTTTCCGGGAAGGGGAAGGCCTGTTGCCGGATCTACGTGGCCGGGATAACCCTTGCCATCCCATCTCTCATGGTGGGTCATGGCCACATCTGCTGCAGCCTGATCAAAGTCGGAATGGGGGTTGAGGAAAAGGCGGGCACCATGGAGAGTGTGCTCCTTCATAGTCTGGAACTCTTCTTCCGTGAAACGGCCCGGCTTTTTAAGAATATTGTCGGGTATGGCTACTTTGCCGACATCGTGCAGCATGGCAGCCATGCGAAGACGGTCCCTCTGGCGTTCAATGGTTGCAGTGTCCAGCCCTTTACGGGCGGCCCATGCCTCGTACAGCGCCACAGAATAGCTACCCACACGGTTGACGTGGGCCCCTGTTTCTTTAGGATCCCGCATTTCTGCCATTTGTATCATGCGCAGCAGAATGGAGCGGGTAAGGCTGGCACGTTCCAGGGCAAGGGAAGCAATCGATGCGAAATGTTGAAGAATTTTAGCATCTTTTTCCGTAAAAATGCGCACAGACCGGTCCGGTGTAATGGCGTTGAGAACCTGAAGGACTCCAATGACCCTTTGATTGATATCTTTGAGGGGGAGAGTATACATGGAACGGCTGCGGTACTGGGCTCGGACATCAAACGAACGTGAAAACCGGTAGGGTGCAGATTCTGATATCTGATAAACATCCTCAATGGATAATGCCTTGTTATGAAGGGCTACGTATCCGGCTATGCTTCGGTCATCAATGGGCAATGCGCAATTTGTGTAAAGGAGTTTTTCATTTTTCAGAAGTTTTTTCTGCAGGGTATCGTTTTGAGCGTAGGCGAAATGGAGGGTGTTGTTTTCCCGTATGTAGATGGATCCAGCATCAGCATGGACAAAGGAACGTGCTTCCGTTAGGATTCTTTCCATCAGAATATCAAGATCTTGAATCCCACCGAGATCACATCCGATCTGCAGCAACCGGTCCCTTTGTTCCTGTTCGTGCATGAATGTGGCCTCCTTTTTTTATTCCCTCATTCCTTTATATGGATACCAGTCTCCGGATCGGAGACGTTCTACCCGGTAGACGACGGATTCACCAGAGAGTGTGTCAAAAATGATTTTTCGTCCCTTTGTCCCTCCGGTGTCATTAACACTGATGGGGATTTCTGCTTTTTGCAGAAGGGCCAGGGCTGTGGAAATATTGTTTTTTGCTATGGCCTGTGCCTCTGGTATGGATGGTGGTGAGGCGCCGCCGAAGATCATCGCTTCCAGATCCACTTTCTGGCTGTGACTTTTGATGAAACAATGGATAAGGGCAGCGGTGCTCACATTGCCATAGAGGGTGGTAGCCCTGCTGGGGTCAGGAG
It encodes:
- a CDS encoding ParM/StbA family protein encodes the protein MEIIGIDVGFGFTKATNGRKSFCFKSVLGETTDIQFATGLGSRDPVGNLHVTLDGKGYFIGDFAIAQSSVRQFTLEQERLLEDFLPVFSLAAAGLYAEDGITLNVVTGLPVVFLKQDYEKMIKAMSGKHQLIYHWPDGSRQKREVAINAVQIMPQPLGTVFGLLMDDNGRLANRDLPEKKIGVVDIGFKTTDFLVFDRMSYVERSSSTVDMGMSRSFMAIAEKLKRESGVQIELYRLYEAVEKGWIQIRGKEYHIANLRDRVFARAAEELSGEIARLWADEWDLHGVILTGGGSAALSSVLAPRLDLPVITAGVKSMDPRFYNVEGYLRYGKSRWRKTTVPMPPQSPVKPEKEDNS
- a CDS encoding HD-GYP domain-containing protein; this encodes MHEQEQRDRLLQIGCDLGGIQDLDILMERILTEARSFVHADAGSIYIRENNTLHFAYAQNDTLQKKLLKNEKLLYTNCALPIDDRSIAGYVALHNKALSIEDVYQISESAPYRFSRSFDVRAQYRSRSMYTLPLKDINQRVIGVLQVLNAITPDRSVRIFTEKDAKILQHFASIASLALERASLTRSILLRMIQMAEMRDPKETGAHVNRVGSYSVALYEAWAARKGLDTATIERQRDRLRMAAMLHDVGKVAIPDNILKKPGRFTEEEFQTMKEHTLHGARLFLNPHSDFDQAAADVAMTHHERWDGKGYPGHVDPATGLPLPGKSDASGRPFPRRGEEIPLFGRIVALADVYDALSHQRVYKEAWDEERILEVIRDGAGTQFDPELVDIFFEILDRFHQISQRFP
- a CDS encoding chemotaxis protein CheD, which encodes MVHNPEMLPGYLLQPGFLFIPDEGTVISTVLGSCVAVALFDRKNQKGGMNHFLYPQAPDPSRATTLYGNVSTAALIHCFIKSHSQKVDLEAMIFGGASPPSIPEAQAIAKNNISTALALLQKAEIPISVNDTGGTKGRKIIFDTLSGESVVYRVERLRSGDWYPYKGMRE